A genomic segment from Salvia splendens isolate huo1 chromosome 13, SspV2, whole genome shotgun sequence encodes:
- the LOC121761040 gene encoding uncharacterized protein LOC121761040, whose amino-acid sequence MDWNDGESGFAAGFPPALVSLTPFPSTASPTPRRLSSCFTLPAAPVRSKRRLAWVSLQGRLVGAEEASSAKTVDPNGAFTAKEAAAWELFTPAQRFLTVAVVGAAASDSKKNEQIFNLKKSVQLRDQVLYSMQKKLDNLCEQLSYFKDQPEVEATTTMECGCKLKHHSLTPHDSLFNTSAKGSNGDEEFKYKLPISNQAELDERRMSDLSDWAPSVTSSVDIELDSLSLEDGIDDLKKECEEKDATIKELSTYLRSSEVLSSKRIMELEDIIRCKNMIINKLRKDIVTLEQKVVGLTRRRRQSFPADHVQHLPTLTDNVVYDMDSTTDPSSSDSDSIPRNRALVERQQISEQKGSKGDVKCDLAKSSPLVQQGVRKNTFSPNTTTTEIRSRRRPPIKSKEVGAQKRWM is encoded by the exons ATGGATTGGAACGACGGCGAATCAGGCTTCGCCGCCGGCTTTCCTCCCGCATTGGTCTCATTAACTCCATTCCCCTCCACAGCCTCGCCCACGCCGCGCCGCCTCTCGAGCTGCTTCACGCTGCCGGCGGCGCCGGTCAGATCGAAACGGCGCCTGGCATGGGTGTCCCTCCAGGGGCGCCTAGTCGGAGCCGAGGAAGCCAGCTCGGCTAAGACTGTCGACCCAAACGGCGCCTTCACCGCCAAAGAGGCCGCGGCGTGGGAGCTTTTCACTCCAGCTCAACGTTTTTTGACCGTCGCCGTTGTCGGAGCTGCAGCCAGTGATTCGAAGAAGAATGAGCAGATTTTCAATTTGAAAAAATCAGTTCAACTCAGG GATCAGGTGCTCTATAGCATGCAGAAAAAGCTGGACAATCTATGTGAGCAGCTGAGTTATTTCAAGGATCAGCCTGAAGTTGAGGCTACAACAACAATGGAATGTGGTTGTAAGCTTAAACATCATAGCCTCACACCTCATGATTCTTTG TTCAACACATCAGCCAAAGGATCAAATGGGGATGAGGAGTTCAAGTACAAATTGCCAATATCAAACCAGGCTGAGCTGGATGAGCGCCGGATGTCTGATTTGTCTGATTGGGCTCCCAGTGTCACCTCTTCTGTTGATATTGAG TTGGATAGTTTATCACTAGAAGATGGTATCGACGACTTGAAGAAAGAATGTGAGGAAAAGGATGCTACCATCAAGGAACTGTCTACTTATCTTCGGTCATCTGAAGTCCTGAGTTCAAAG AGGATTATGGAGTTGGAAGACATCATTCGTTGTAAAAATATGATCATCAACAAGCTCCGGAAAGACATAGTAACTTTGGAGCAGAAG GTGGTGGGTCTAACAAGGCGCCGAAGACAGTCTTTCCCAGCAGATCATGTGCAGCATCTTCCTACATTGACAGATAATGTGGTTTATGATATGGACAGCACGACAGATCCTTCGTCCTCAGATTCGGACAGCATTCCCAGGAATCGAGCGCTTGTGGAAAGGCAACAAATCAGTGAGCAGAAAGGCTCCAAGGGAGACGTGAAATGTGATCTTGCTAAGAGTTCACCTTTGGTTCAACAAGGTGTGAGAAAGAACACATTTAGTCCAAATACGACGACGACTGAGATCAGAAGCAGGAGACGGCCTCCTATAAAATCCAAGGAAGTAGGGGCTCAAAAGAGATGGATGTAA
- the LOC121761548 gene encoding uncharacterized protein LOC121761548, giving the protein MYNNTQEKSHAHMPMDRSPPFSSSSSDSSQFSSTSSSPAKSTRVVLSIECLKGSSKADEWTGDMLQTGDIVEELRIGNMIVKSPFKNGKSGIQKILHGSFKQKETSIRVRVRRGSDELAELQACIVPGDQFVGRKHYVLRAIDDPNYAVGFIDRTESECLDLQASRTSRMVSALERTPLQDGYVSYPWERRLVEMLSIPNSSSFYSVLFLPKSSDKASARYNDLEDTLARAHAWINASQASGVPIVFMNIQTESLLTKISGDTASSTVNAGSLSDLSNIANTSLYGFEDYHGVDLGVVRAVRLWFSPLAGEIPIEIRIKDTDTKLGFAISRTQEGFIYISSVIEGADDAPSARSGLSSLYKQASRTSRLLVVSRISNQKVLPWMVSATGAIRCFDTVSLSQKLSLHRHTRVPILVHVFLWDRSANNANVGSIRARAMSTSPLYPPSTEAHLKMAARGVEEEDDGDEDSDEEETVASEGQEDITIERDTAGEFSFRLHDFALKNNWV; this is encoded by the exons ATGTACAACAACACACAAGAAAAGTCTCATGCACATATGCCAATGGACCGATCACCGCCGTTTTCGTCGTCGTCCTCCGACAGCTCTCAGTTCTCCTCCACCAGCTCGTCGCCGGCCAAGAGCACGAGGGTCGTCCTCTCCATCGAGTGCTTGAAGGGCTCGTCGAAAGCCGACGAATGGACCGGGGATATGCTGCAGACCGGCGACATAGTGGAGGAGCTCAGAATCGGAAACATGATCGTCAAATCGCCCTTCAAGAACGGAAAATCGGGAATTCAGAAAATCCTGCACGGATCATTCAAGCAGAAGGAGACGTCAATTCGGGTCCGGGTCAGGCGGGGCTCCGATGAGCTGGCGGAGCTCCAGGCCTGCATAGTGCCCGGGGACCAGTTCGTCGGGAGGAAGCACTACGTTCTCCGAGCGATCGACGACCCGAATTACGCGGTGGGGTTCATCGATCGGACGGAGAGCGAGTGCTTGGATTTACAAG CCTCAAGGACCTCAAGAATGGTGAGTGCACTAGAGAGGACTCCGCTTCAGGACGGATACGTGTCGTATCCGTGGGAGCGGAGGCTTGTGGAGATGCTCTCCATCCCGAATTCGAGCAGCTTCTATTCCGTCCTCTTCTTGCCAAAATCCTCGGACAAGGCAAGCGCACGCTATAACGACCTAGAGGACACCCTTGCACGAGCCCACGCATGGATCAACGCGTCTCAGGCGTCTGGAGTTCCTATAGTCTTCATGAATATCCAAACGGAATCACTTCTCACGAAG ATATCCGGAGACACGGCTTCTTCAACCGTGAATGCAGGATCGTTGTCTGACCTGTCAAATATCGCAAACACTAGTTTGTATGGGTTCGAGGACTACCACGGGGTGGACCTTGGTGTGGTGAGAGCCGTTCGTTTGTGGTTCTCCCCTCTAGCCGGGGAGATCCCCATCGAGATCAGGATCAAAGACACCGATACCAAGCTTGGATTCGCTATTAGCAGGACGCAAGAG GGATTCATCTACATATCATCAGTGATCGAGGGAGCAGACGACGCACCATCAGCTCGATCGGGTCTGAGCAGTCTATACAAGCAGGCATCCCGAACCTCGCGCCTGCTGGTTGTGTCGCGAATCTCGAACCAGAAGGTGCTGCCGTGGATGGTATCTGCCACGGGCGCGATCCGCTGCTTCGACACGGTGTCCCTCAGCCAGAAACTGTCACTGCACCGCCACACCAGAGTCCCGATCCTGGTGCACGTTTTCCTTTGGGACAGAAGCGCCAATAACGCGAACGTGGGAAGCATCAGGGCCCGAGCCATGTCGACGTCGCCTCTGTACCCGCCATCCACGGAGGCGCACCTAAAGATGGCGGCTCGGGGGGTGGAAGAGGAAGACGACGGCGACGAAGACTCGGATGAGGAGGAAACTGTAGCCAGCGAAGGACAGGAGGATATTACGATTGAACGAGATACAGCAGGGGAATTTTCGTTCCGGTTGCATGATTTTGCTCTTAAAAATAATTGGGTGTGA